Proteins found in one Planctomycetota bacterium genomic segment:
- a CDS encoding HAD family phosphatase — translation MRCRAVIFDVDGVLVDSYRAHFEAWKRVGRRAGRPIGENTFASLFGRRNREIIRLLWGDVLTEAQAEELAQWKEVQYREVLRTDFRPMDGAAELVDALKAAGFLLAVGSSGPPENVRISLEGLGRTRLFDATVTGAEVRAGKPDPEVFLKASAKLGLEPRRCAVVEDSTAGIEAAVRAGMAAIALVGTATREA, via the coding sequence ATGAGATGCCGCGCAGTCATCTTCGACGTGGACGGCGTCCTGGTGGATAGTTACCGGGCGCACTTCGAGGCGTGGAAGCGCGTGGGGCGGCGCGCCGGCCGACCCATCGGCGAAAATACGTTCGCCTCGCTCTTCGGCCGGCGGAACCGCGAGATCATTCGCCTCCTCTGGGGCGACGTCCTGACCGAGGCCCAGGCGGAGGAACTCGCCCAGTGGAAAGAGGTTCAGTATCGCGAGGTGCTTCGGACCGATTTTCGGCCGATGGACGGGGCGGCCGAACTCGTGGATGCCCTGAAGGCGGCGGGGTTTCTGCTGGCGGTCGGGTCCTCCGGCCCGCCGGAGAACGTCCGGATCTCCCTCGAAGGCCTGGGCCGGACACGCCTTTTCGACGCGACGGTCACCGGCGCCGAGGTCCGGGCCGGGAAACCGGACCCGGAAGTGTTTCTGAAGGCGTCGGCGAAACTTGGGCTGGAGCCGCGCCGCTGCGCCGTCGTCGAGGATTCGACCGCCGGCATCGAGGCGGCCGTGCGGGCGGGAATGGCGGCAATCGCGCTCGTGGGCACGGCCACGCGCGAAGCC